One stretch of Punica granatum isolate Tunisia-2019 chromosome 5, ASM765513v2, whole genome shotgun sequence DNA includes these proteins:
- the LOC116209549 gene encoding exocyst complex component EXO70H1-like, whose product MPRKGMRSLCFHSKTSSFALASSRASVSGPPRTSSESELVMARAIEAAEQLIMKWNPDTSTYARVTSLFYEDKQEAGQFVKCVNDLQQAMHALASDNSTSDMLVRAQGLMEVAMKRLQKELYQILSLNRAHLDPESVSTRSSRTSTSTTTRSSTSDDYDDEGEDDSDARVAKGSISEVEEASLIAMADLRSIADCMISSGYAKECIGIYKVIRKSIIDEGIYRLGVEKVTASQVQKMPWEAVEAKIKSWLEAVKVLVGILFYGERILCDHVFAASDSIRQSCFGEITKEGAALLFGFPEAVARSSKKSPEKMFRLLDMYMAISENWHDIETVFAFDSTSTVLSLAVNSLVRLGESVRSSLADFESTILKDSSKSAVPGGGVHSLTVDTMNYLCLLSDYSNILGDIFVDEQPNSPSRSPLPESYFDSPDRDDTHAPAISIRLAWLVLVLLCKLDARAKHYKDVSVSYLFLANNLQHVVSRVRTSNLKYLLGDDWIVKHEDKVRQFAGNYERIGWGKVFDSLLTNTNSMASSLVEALMRFNSSFEDAYQRQSSTVVPDQVLRDMIKASIEQKIVPAYREFYDSHKATFERERASRSIFKYAPEDIKNRLSGLFVMSNCRTSLSSSFSSRLHLRSR is encoded by the coding sequence ATGCCGAGGAAAGGAATGAGGAGTCTCTGCTTTCACTCTAAAACCTCGTCCTTTGCACTCGCTTCTTCTAGAGCATCCGTCTCCGGTCCGCCCCGGACCTCCTCAGAATCGGAATTGGTGATGGCGAGAGCCATCGAAGCGGCCGAGCAGCTTATCATGAAATGGAATCCCGACACGTCCACCTACGCTCGAGTCACCTCCCTCTTTTACGAGGACAAGCAGGAAGCCGGCCAGTTCGTGAAGTGCGTGAACGACCTGCAGCAGGCTATGCACGCGCTGGCGTCCGACAACTCGACCTCAGACATGCTGGTTCGTGCGCAGGGGCTGATGGAGGTCGCGATGAAGCGGCTCCAGAAGGAGCTGTACCAGATATTGTCACTGAACCGGGCTCACCTCGACCCCGAGTCCGTCTCCACTCGATCCTCACGGACCTCCACCTCCACCACCACGAGGTCCAGCACGTCTGATGATTATGATGATGAGGGGGAGGACGACAGCGATGCTCGCGTAGCCAAGGGCTCCATCTCCGAGGTTGAGGAGGCGTCGTTGATCGCAATGGCTGATCTGAGGTCCATCGCGGACTGCATGATCTCCTCAGGGTACGCGAAGGAGTGCATCGGGATTTACAAGGTGATTCGGAAGTCGATCATCGACGAAGGGATCTATCGGCTCGGTGTGGAGAAGGTCACCGCGTCGCAGGTCCAGAAGATGCCGTGGGAAGCTGTGGAAGCGAAGATCAAGAGCTGGTTAGAGGCAGTGAAAGTGTTGGTGGGGATACTGTTCTATGGGGAGCGAATCCTCTGCGACCACGTCTTCGCGGCATCCGACTCCATCCGCCAGTCATGCTTCGGGGAGATTACGAAGGAAGGAGCGGCCCTCCTGTTCGGCTTCCCTGAGGCAGTCGCCCGTAGCAGCAAGAAGTCGCCGGAGAAGATGTTCCGCCTCCTCGACATGTACATGGCTATCTCGGAGAATTGGCATGACATTGAGACGGTCTTCGCGTTCGACTCAACTTCCACTGTCCTATCTCTCGCAGTGAACTCGCTGGTCCGACTTGGCGAGTCCGTGCGCTCGTCACTGGCCGATTTCGAGTCGACTATCCTCAAGGACTCATCTAAATCAGCGGTTCCAGGCGGCGGCGTTCACTCTCTCACTGTTGATACCATGAACTACCTCTGCCTCCTCTCGGACTACAGCAACATACTTGGCGATATCTTCGTTGATGAGCAGCCGAACTCTCCATCGAGGTCACCACTGCCAGAGTCTTATTTCGACAGCCCGGACAGGGACGACACTCATGCCCCGGCGATCTCCATCCGCCTCGCGTGGCTGGTCCTCGTCCTCCTCTGCAAGCTCGATGCCAGGGCCAAGCATTACAAGGACGTATCCGTTTCATACCTCTTCCTGGCAAACAATCTCCAGCACGTCGTGTCGAGGGTCCGCACTTCAAATCTGAAGTACTTGCTCGGGGATGATTGGATCGTGAAGCATGAAGACAAGGTAAGGCAGTTCGCAGGCAATTACGAGCGGATCGGGTGGGGAAAGGTGTTCGACTCGCTGCTCACAAACACAAATTCAATGGCAAGTTCACTGGTGGAAGCCCTTATGAGATTCAATTCCAGCTTCGAGGATGCGTACCAGAGGCAGAGTTCGACTGTAGTCCCTGATCAGGTCCTTCGGGACATGATCAAGGCATCGATCGAGCAGAAGATCGTGCCAGCGTACAGAGAGTTCTACGACTCTCACAAGGCCACATTCGAGAGGGAGAGGGCGTCACGGTCGATCTTCAAATATGCTcccgaagacatcaagaatcGGCTATCGGGATTGTTTGTCATGTCCAACTGTCGGACCAGTTTGTCATCGTCCTTCTCTAGTCGGCTTCATTTACGATCACGCTGA
- the LOC116209548 gene encoding uncharacterized protein LOC116209548 isoform X2 — protein METLRQKRSTVCTANRSSGLGNLKTHKLRKSATLASDSGSFSSGVTDKDSLMLDLGQRSSRRPAGTPIKHLLAKEMSQESESRRRSQSVIARLMGLEGPPPPQPAQKPQRRCSQEHRLTAKVEKVERSSPFSSRRSSRRSSQEEQEFKDVFEVVEAPKVEKSTYRSPGTARSNITSEEMAFIRQKFVEAKRLSTDDKLQDSKEFHDAIEVLDSNRDLLLKFLQQPDSLFTKHMNDLEVAPFQSHFSHISTAKSSKAHACEPNYHGLKSGREKLPRKSRKSSDKHKNNLPGHQNCGSPDTLKPAKLEGRKDSDIVPTRIVVLKPNLGKVYHSTKSPSSPPSHSLLSDSSSLEDFPSFRSKDMEQIRRKKLNGDVDLKLQLEGSRAIAKEISMKMKDEYDSGSPSILPLKISEYGDDSSSTVSMNDSANESDITILTSTKSSDWNNRCKHASCSTESSVTREAKRRLSRRWKMTHKSEDMGELSRGSTLADMLATDRDARSPDADCHNGRKAFASNDLSGALVEPLGISSRDGWKDVCVNNLSRSRSVPSSSNFSGSPRANMSCEAPRNCRYTIPRETIKWEKNKKIIGHADSRDALAPRKLRSRQSERHPRRFIRGETSSASEEFHPRQNQPKPGLMEMGALWLSPVFSESSASIVHDDLAVEHVNKFSPAEALCPQLSTPFLNSSCSDRDDQEPLDGSSKEIPDTLHRPVPELQSPASSKEADQPSPVSTLEAPFTDDPSSGSECFESLSADLHGLRMQLQLLKLESEAYGEGNALISSDEDVGEGPFGTSEDRAAHKTKGSWESSYVTDILVRSGYVDYDPDTFVSKLHSLKSPVDPSMFEELEKSHSSESSSRPERRLLFDRLNSGLNEIYQQLTDPHPWAMAMRPALGFKLSRDGLLDGLCRSLVGRDKKANKGTLDRVLISESQWLNLGDDYDIIGKEIERLLVDDILAEVVVELI, from the exons ATGGAGACTCTCCGGCAAAAGAGGTCCACTGTCTGCACCGCTAATCGAAGCTCCGGCCTAG GAAATCTGAAAACTCATAAACTGAGAAAGAGTGCCACATTAGCCTCTGACTCTGGTTCCTTCAGTAGTGGCGTAACAGACAAAGATTCG CTCATGTTGGACTTAGGGCAAAGATCATCGAGACGACCTGCTGGAACTCCGATCAAGCACTTGCTGGCAAAGGAGATGTCCCAGGAGAGTGAATCTAGACGACGGTCACAGAGTGTCATCGCAAGATTAATGGGCCTTGAGGGGCCGCCACCTCCACAACCTGCTCAGAAACCACAAAGGAGGTGCTCTCAAGAGCATCGGCTTACGGCCAAGGTAGAGAAGGTTGAAAGAAGTAGCCCTTTTTCCAGTCGCCGATCATCGAGGAGAAGCTCCCAGGaggaacaagaatttaaagaTGTATTTGAAGTTGTAGAAGCTCCGAAGGTTGAGAAAAGTACTTACCGGTCCCCGGGGACTGCGAGGTCTAATATAACCTCAGAGGAAATGGCATTCATCAGGCAGAAATTCGTGGAGGCGAAGCGGCTGTCTACTGATGATAAACTTCAGGACTCGAAGGAATTCCATGATGCGATTGAGGTGCTTGACTCCAACAGAGATCTCCTGCTGAAGTTCCTTCAGCAGCCAGATTCTTTGTTTACAAAGCACATGAATGATCTGGAAGTTGCTCCTTTTCAGTCCCATTTCAGCCACATTTCAACTgctaaatcatcaaaagctcACGCATGTGAACCAAATTATCATGGATTGAAATCAGGAAGAGAGAAATTGCCAAGAAAGTCAAGGAAATCTTCTGATAAGCATAAAAACAATTTGCCTGGTCACCAGAATTGTGGTTCTCCTGATACCCTGAAACCAGCGAAGTTGGAAGGAAGAAAGGACTCTGATATTGTTCCTACGAGGATTGTTGTCCTAAAGCCCAACCTCGGTAAGGTTTATCACTCTACCAAAAGCCCTTCATCACCCCCTTCACATTCTCTCCTGTCAGATAGTAGCAGTCTCGAAGATTTCCCAAGTTTTAGATCCAAAGATATGGAGCAGATTCGGAGGAAAAAGTTGAATGGCGATGTGGATTTGAAGCTCCAGTTGGAAGGGTCTCGAGCAATTGCCAAAGAAATAAGTATGAAAATGAAAGATGAATATGATTCTGGCTCCCCAAGTATTTTGCCCTTGAAGATCAGTGAATATGGGGACGATAGCTCGTCTACTGTCTCTATGAACGACTCTGCAAATGAATCTGATATAACTATATTGACTTCAACGAAGTCTTCTGACTGGAATAACCGATGCAAACATGCATCTTGTTCGACCGAATCTTCTGTGACTAGGGAGGCTAAGAGAAGGCTCTCAAGGCGGTGGAAAATGACTCACAAGTCTGAGGATATGGGTGAACTCAGCAGGGGTAGCACTTTGGCTGATATGCTCGCCACTGACCGTGATGCAAGAAGTCCAGACGCAGATTGCCACAACGGTCGAAAAGCATTTGCTAGTAATGATTTGTCTGGTGCTTTGGTTGAGCCTCTGGGTATTAGCAGCAGAGATGGCTGGAAAGATGTGTGCGTGAATAACTTGTCAAGATCAAGATCTGTTCCTTCTTCATCAAACTTTTCTGGCAGTCCTAGAGCAAACATGAGCTGCGAAGCTCCTCGCAATTGTAGGTATACAATACCTAGGGAGACAATAAAGTGggaaaagaataagaaaataatcgGGCATGCTGATTCAAGGGATGCTTTAGCTCCTAGAAAGTTGAGATCCCGGCAGAGTGAGCGTCACCCTCGCCGCTTTATAAGAGGAGAGACAAGCAGTGCGTCAGAAGAATTTCATCCGAGGCAGAATCAACCAAAACCTGGTCTCATGGAGATGGGTGCATTATGGCTAAGTCCTGTATTTTCTGAATCATCGGCTAGCATTGTCCATGACGATCTGGCCGTAGAACATGTGAATAAATTCTCTCCAGCAGAAGCTTTATGTCCCCAGCTGTCCACTCCTTTCTTGAACTCCTCGTGCAGTGACAGAGATGATCAG GAACCATTGGATGGGTCATCTAAAGAAATTCCTGATACCTTGCATCGTCCTGTACCTGAACTGCAGTCTCCTGCAAGCTCCAAGGAGGCTGATCAGCCCAGTCCGGTTTCAACTCTGGAAGCTCCTTTTACAGATGATCCTTCATCTGGGTCCGAGTGTTTTGAGAGTCTAAGTGCTGATCTCCATG GGCTTCGCATGCAACTTCAGCTACTCAAGCTCGAGTCTGAAGCATATGGGGAGGGGAATGCACTAATCTCTAGTGATGAAGATGTAGGGGAAGGGCCATTTGGCACATCAGAGGACAGGGCGGCGCATAAAACTAAAGGGAGCTGGGAATCCTCGTATGTCACAGACATCTTAGTCCGTTCAGGATACGTCGATTATGACCCCGACACCTTCGTATCAAAGCTTCATTCTCTTAAGTCCCCTGTCGATCCCTCGATGTTTGAAGAGCTCGAGAAATCACACTCTAGTGAAAGTTCCTCGAGGCCTGAGAGGAGGCTACTCTTCGATCGGTTAAATTCTGGATTGAACGAGATTTACCAGCAGCTGACTGACCCACACCCTTGGGCGATGGCCATGAGACCGGCTCTGGGGTTCAAGCTGAGCAGGGACGGGCTTCTCGATGGGCTGTGCAGATCATTGGTGGGCCGAGACAAGAAAGCGAATAAAGGTACGCTAGACAGGGTTTTAATTAGCGAGTCACAGTGGCTGAATTTGGGAGATGATTACGATATCATAGGGAAGGAAATCGAGAGGCTGTTGGTAGATGATATACTAGCAGAGGTAGTCGTAGAGCTTATATAG
- the LOC116209548 gene encoding uncharacterized protein LOC116209548 isoform X1, with amino-acid sequence METLRQKRSTVCTANRSSGLGNLKTHKLRKSATLASDSGSFSSGVTDKDSLMLDLGQRSSRRPAGTPIKHLLAKEMSQESESRRRSQSVIARLMGLEGPPPPQPAQKPQRRCSQEHRLTAKVEKVERSSPFSSRRSSRRSSQEEQEFKDVFEVVEAPKVEKSTYRSPGTARSNITSEEMAFIRQKFVEAKRLSTDDKLQDSKEFHDAIEVLDSNRDLLLKFLQQPDSLFTKHMNDLEVAPFQSHFSHISTAKSSKAHACEPNYHGLKSGREKLPRKSRKSSDKHKNNLPGHQNCGSPDTLKPAKLEGRKDSDIVPTRIVVLKPNLGKVYHSTKSPSSPPSHSLLSDSSSLEDFPSFRSKDMEQIRRKKLNGDVDLKLQLEGSRAIAKEISMKMKDEYDSGSPSILPLKISEYGDDSSSTVSMNDSANESDITILTSTKSSDWNNRCKHASCSTESSVTREAKRRLSRRWKMTHKSEDMGELSRGSTLADMLATDRDARSPDADCHNGRKAFASNDLSGALVEPLGISSRDGWKDVCVNNLSRSRSVPSSSNFSGSPRANMSCEAPRNCRYTIPRETIKWEKNKKIIGHADSRDALAPRKLRSRQSERHPRRFIRGETSSASEEFHPRQNQPKPGLMEMGALWLSPVFSESSASIVHDDLAVEHVNKFSPAEALCPQLSTPFLNSSCSDRDDQVSKEPLDGSSKEIPDTLHRPVPELQSPASSKEADQPSPVSTLEAPFTDDPSSGSECFESLSADLHGLRMQLQLLKLESEAYGEGNALISSDEDVGEGPFGTSEDRAAHKTKGSWESSYVTDILVRSGYVDYDPDTFVSKLHSLKSPVDPSMFEELEKSHSSESSSRPERRLLFDRLNSGLNEIYQQLTDPHPWAMAMRPALGFKLSRDGLLDGLCRSLVGRDKKANKGTLDRVLISESQWLNLGDDYDIIGKEIERLLVDDILAEVVVELI; translated from the exons ATGGAGACTCTCCGGCAAAAGAGGTCCACTGTCTGCACCGCTAATCGAAGCTCCGGCCTAG GAAATCTGAAAACTCATAAACTGAGAAAGAGTGCCACATTAGCCTCTGACTCTGGTTCCTTCAGTAGTGGCGTAACAGACAAAGATTCG CTCATGTTGGACTTAGGGCAAAGATCATCGAGACGACCTGCTGGAACTCCGATCAAGCACTTGCTGGCAAAGGAGATGTCCCAGGAGAGTGAATCTAGACGACGGTCACAGAGTGTCATCGCAAGATTAATGGGCCTTGAGGGGCCGCCACCTCCACAACCTGCTCAGAAACCACAAAGGAGGTGCTCTCAAGAGCATCGGCTTACGGCCAAGGTAGAGAAGGTTGAAAGAAGTAGCCCTTTTTCCAGTCGCCGATCATCGAGGAGAAGCTCCCAGGaggaacaagaatttaaagaTGTATTTGAAGTTGTAGAAGCTCCGAAGGTTGAGAAAAGTACTTACCGGTCCCCGGGGACTGCGAGGTCTAATATAACCTCAGAGGAAATGGCATTCATCAGGCAGAAATTCGTGGAGGCGAAGCGGCTGTCTACTGATGATAAACTTCAGGACTCGAAGGAATTCCATGATGCGATTGAGGTGCTTGACTCCAACAGAGATCTCCTGCTGAAGTTCCTTCAGCAGCCAGATTCTTTGTTTACAAAGCACATGAATGATCTGGAAGTTGCTCCTTTTCAGTCCCATTTCAGCCACATTTCAACTgctaaatcatcaaaagctcACGCATGTGAACCAAATTATCATGGATTGAAATCAGGAAGAGAGAAATTGCCAAGAAAGTCAAGGAAATCTTCTGATAAGCATAAAAACAATTTGCCTGGTCACCAGAATTGTGGTTCTCCTGATACCCTGAAACCAGCGAAGTTGGAAGGAAGAAAGGACTCTGATATTGTTCCTACGAGGATTGTTGTCCTAAAGCCCAACCTCGGTAAGGTTTATCACTCTACCAAAAGCCCTTCATCACCCCCTTCACATTCTCTCCTGTCAGATAGTAGCAGTCTCGAAGATTTCCCAAGTTTTAGATCCAAAGATATGGAGCAGATTCGGAGGAAAAAGTTGAATGGCGATGTGGATTTGAAGCTCCAGTTGGAAGGGTCTCGAGCAATTGCCAAAGAAATAAGTATGAAAATGAAAGATGAATATGATTCTGGCTCCCCAAGTATTTTGCCCTTGAAGATCAGTGAATATGGGGACGATAGCTCGTCTACTGTCTCTATGAACGACTCTGCAAATGAATCTGATATAACTATATTGACTTCAACGAAGTCTTCTGACTGGAATAACCGATGCAAACATGCATCTTGTTCGACCGAATCTTCTGTGACTAGGGAGGCTAAGAGAAGGCTCTCAAGGCGGTGGAAAATGACTCACAAGTCTGAGGATATGGGTGAACTCAGCAGGGGTAGCACTTTGGCTGATATGCTCGCCACTGACCGTGATGCAAGAAGTCCAGACGCAGATTGCCACAACGGTCGAAAAGCATTTGCTAGTAATGATTTGTCTGGTGCTTTGGTTGAGCCTCTGGGTATTAGCAGCAGAGATGGCTGGAAAGATGTGTGCGTGAATAACTTGTCAAGATCAAGATCTGTTCCTTCTTCATCAAACTTTTCTGGCAGTCCTAGAGCAAACATGAGCTGCGAAGCTCCTCGCAATTGTAGGTATACAATACCTAGGGAGACAATAAAGTGggaaaagaataagaaaataatcgGGCATGCTGATTCAAGGGATGCTTTAGCTCCTAGAAAGTTGAGATCCCGGCAGAGTGAGCGTCACCCTCGCCGCTTTATAAGAGGAGAGACAAGCAGTGCGTCAGAAGAATTTCATCCGAGGCAGAATCAACCAAAACCTGGTCTCATGGAGATGGGTGCATTATGGCTAAGTCCTGTATTTTCTGAATCATCGGCTAGCATTGTCCATGACGATCTGGCCGTAGAACATGTGAATAAATTCTCTCCAGCAGAAGCTTTATGTCCCCAGCTGTCCACTCCTTTCTTGAACTCCTCGTGCAGTGACAGAGATGATCAGGTATCAAAG GAACCATTGGATGGGTCATCTAAAGAAATTCCTGATACCTTGCATCGTCCTGTACCTGAACTGCAGTCTCCTGCAAGCTCCAAGGAGGCTGATCAGCCCAGTCCGGTTTCAACTCTGGAAGCTCCTTTTACAGATGATCCTTCATCTGGGTCCGAGTGTTTTGAGAGTCTAAGTGCTGATCTCCATG GGCTTCGCATGCAACTTCAGCTACTCAAGCTCGAGTCTGAAGCATATGGGGAGGGGAATGCACTAATCTCTAGTGATGAAGATGTAGGGGAAGGGCCATTTGGCACATCAGAGGACAGGGCGGCGCATAAAACTAAAGGGAGCTGGGAATCCTCGTATGTCACAGACATCTTAGTCCGTTCAGGATACGTCGATTATGACCCCGACACCTTCGTATCAAAGCTTCATTCTCTTAAGTCCCCTGTCGATCCCTCGATGTTTGAAGAGCTCGAGAAATCACACTCTAGTGAAAGTTCCTCGAGGCCTGAGAGGAGGCTACTCTTCGATCGGTTAAATTCTGGATTGAACGAGATTTACCAGCAGCTGACTGACCCACACCCTTGGGCGATGGCCATGAGACCGGCTCTGGGGTTCAAGCTGAGCAGGGACGGGCTTCTCGATGGGCTGTGCAGATCATTGGTGGGCCGAGACAAGAAAGCGAATAAAGGTACGCTAGACAGGGTTTTAATTAGCGAGTCACAGTGGCTGAATTTGGGAGATGATTACGATATCATAGGGAAGGAAATCGAGAGGCTGTTGGTAGATGATATACTAGCAGAGGTAGTCGTAGAGCTTATATAG
- the LOC116209548 gene encoding uncharacterized protein LOC116209548 isoform X3, producing the protein MLDLGQRSSRRPAGTPIKHLLAKEMSQESESRRRSQSVIARLMGLEGPPPPQPAQKPQRRCSQEHRLTAKVEKVERSSPFSSRRSSRRSSQEEQEFKDVFEVVEAPKVEKSTYRSPGTARSNITSEEMAFIRQKFVEAKRLSTDDKLQDSKEFHDAIEVLDSNRDLLLKFLQQPDSLFTKHMNDLEVAPFQSHFSHISTAKSSKAHACEPNYHGLKSGREKLPRKSRKSSDKHKNNLPGHQNCGSPDTLKPAKLEGRKDSDIVPTRIVVLKPNLGKVYHSTKSPSSPPSHSLLSDSSSLEDFPSFRSKDMEQIRRKKLNGDVDLKLQLEGSRAIAKEISMKMKDEYDSGSPSILPLKISEYGDDSSSTVSMNDSANESDITILTSTKSSDWNNRCKHASCSTESSVTREAKRRLSRRWKMTHKSEDMGELSRGSTLADMLATDRDARSPDADCHNGRKAFASNDLSGALVEPLGISSRDGWKDVCVNNLSRSRSVPSSSNFSGSPRANMSCEAPRNCRYTIPRETIKWEKNKKIIGHADSRDALAPRKLRSRQSERHPRRFIRGETSSASEEFHPRQNQPKPGLMEMGALWLSPVFSESSASIVHDDLAVEHVNKFSPAEALCPQLSTPFLNSSCSDRDDQVSKEPLDGSSKEIPDTLHRPVPELQSPASSKEADQPSPVSTLEAPFTDDPSSGSECFESLSADLHGLRMQLQLLKLESEAYGEGNALISSDEDVGEGPFGTSEDRAAHKTKGSWESSYVTDILVRSGYVDYDPDTFVSKLHSLKSPVDPSMFEELEKSHSSESSSRPERRLLFDRLNSGLNEIYQQLTDPHPWAMAMRPALGFKLSRDGLLDGLCRSLVGRDKKANKGTLDRVLISESQWLNLGDDYDIIGKEIERLLVDDILAEVVVELI; encoded by the exons ATGTTGGACTTAGGGCAAAGATCATCGAGACGACCTGCTGGAACTCCGATCAAGCACTTGCTGGCAAAGGAGATGTCCCAGGAGAGTGAATCTAGACGACGGTCACAGAGTGTCATCGCAAGATTAATGGGCCTTGAGGGGCCGCCACCTCCACAACCTGCTCAGAAACCACAAAGGAGGTGCTCTCAAGAGCATCGGCTTACGGCCAAGGTAGAGAAGGTTGAAAGAAGTAGCCCTTTTTCCAGTCGCCGATCATCGAGGAGAAGCTCCCAGGaggaacaagaatttaaagaTGTATTTGAAGTTGTAGAAGCTCCGAAGGTTGAGAAAAGTACTTACCGGTCCCCGGGGACTGCGAGGTCTAATATAACCTCAGAGGAAATGGCATTCATCAGGCAGAAATTCGTGGAGGCGAAGCGGCTGTCTACTGATGATAAACTTCAGGACTCGAAGGAATTCCATGATGCGATTGAGGTGCTTGACTCCAACAGAGATCTCCTGCTGAAGTTCCTTCAGCAGCCAGATTCTTTGTTTACAAAGCACATGAATGATCTGGAAGTTGCTCCTTTTCAGTCCCATTTCAGCCACATTTCAACTgctaaatcatcaaaagctcACGCATGTGAACCAAATTATCATGGATTGAAATCAGGAAGAGAGAAATTGCCAAGAAAGTCAAGGAAATCTTCTGATAAGCATAAAAACAATTTGCCTGGTCACCAGAATTGTGGTTCTCCTGATACCCTGAAACCAGCGAAGTTGGAAGGAAGAAAGGACTCTGATATTGTTCCTACGAGGATTGTTGTCCTAAAGCCCAACCTCGGTAAGGTTTATCACTCTACCAAAAGCCCTTCATCACCCCCTTCACATTCTCTCCTGTCAGATAGTAGCAGTCTCGAAGATTTCCCAAGTTTTAGATCCAAAGATATGGAGCAGATTCGGAGGAAAAAGTTGAATGGCGATGTGGATTTGAAGCTCCAGTTGGAAGGGTCTCGAGCAATTGCCAAAGAAATAAGTATGAAAATGAAAGATGAATATGATTCTGGCTCCCCAAGTATTTTGCCCTTGAAGATCAGTGAATATGGGGACGATAGCTCGTCTACTGTCTCTATGAACGACTCTGCAAATGAATCTGATATAACTATATTGACTTCAACGAAGTCTTCTGACTGGAATAACCGATGCAAACATGCATCTTGTTCGACCGAATCTTCTGTGACTAGGGAGGCTAAGAGAAGGCTCTCAAGGCGGTGGAAAATGACTCACAAGTCTGAGGATATGGGTGAACTCAGCAGGGGTAGCACTTTGGCTGATATGCTCGCCACTGACCGTGATGCAAGAAGTCCAGACGCAGATTGCCACAACGGTCGAAAAGCATTTGCTAGTAATGATTTGTCTGGTGCTTTGGTTGAGCCTCTGGGTATTAGCAGCAGAGATGGCTGGAAAGATGTGTGCGTGAATAACTTGTCAAGATCAAGATCTGTTCCTTCTTCATCAAACTTTTCTGGCAGTCCTAGAGCAAACATGAGCTGCGAAGCTCCTCGCAATTGTAGGTATACAATACCTAGGGAGACAATAAAGTGggaaaagaataagaaaataatcgGGCATGCTGATTCAAGGGATGCTTTAGCTCCTAGAAAGTTGAGATCCCGGCAGAGTGAGCGTCACCCTCGCCGCTTTATAAGAGGAGAGACAAGCAGTGCGTCAGAAGAATTTCATCCGAGGCAGAATCAACCAAAACCTGGTCTCATGGAGATGGGTGCATTATGGCTAAGTCCTGTATTTTCTGAATCATCGGCTAGCATTGTCCATGACGATCTGGCCGTAGAACATGTGAATAAATTCTCTCCAGCAGAAGCTTTATGTCCCCAGCTGTCCACTCCTTTCTTGAACTCCTCGTGCAGTGACAGAGATGATCAGGTATCAAAG GAACCATTGGATGGGTCATCTAAAGAAATTCCTGATACCTTGCATCGTCCTGTACCTGAACTGCAGTCTCCTGCAAGCTCCAAGGAGGCTGATCAGCCCAGTCCGGTTTCAACTCTGGAAGCTCCTTTTACAGATGATCCTTCATCTGGGTCCGAGTGTTTTGAGAGTCTAAGTGCTGATCTCCATG GGCTTCGCATGCAACTTCAGCTACTCAAGCTCGAGTCTGAAGCATATGGGGAGGGGAATGCACTAATCTCTAGTGATGAAGATGTAGGGGAAGGGCCATTTGGCACATCAGAGGACAGGGCGGCGCATAAAACTAAAGGGAGCTGGGAATCCTCGTATGTCACAGACATCTTAGTCCGTTCAGGATACGTCGATTATGACCCCGACACCTTCGTATCAAAGCTTCATTCTCTTAAGTCCCCTGTCGATCCCTCGATGTTTGAAGAGCTCGAGAAATCACACTCTAGTGAAAGTTCCTCGAGGCCTGAGAGGAGGCTACTCTTCGATCGGTTAAATTCTGGATTGAACGAGATTTACCAGCAGCTGACTGACCCACACCCTTGGGCGATGGCCATGAGACCGGCTCTGGGGTTCAAGCTGAGCAGGGACGGGCTTCTCGATGGGCTGTGCAGATCATTGGTGGGCCGAGACAAGAAAGCGAATAAAGGTACGCTAGACAGGGTTTTAATTAGCGAGTCACAGTGGCTGAATTTGGGAGATGATTACGATATCATAGGGAAGGAAATCGAGAGGCTGTTGGTAGATGATATACTAGCAGAGGTAGTCGTAGAGCTTATATAG